The following proteins are co-located in the Pectinophora gossypiella chromosome 7, ilPecGoss1.1, whole genome shotgun sequence genome:
- the LOC126368584 gene encoding TATA-box-binding protein: protein MDQMLPSPYNIPGIGTPLHQPEEDQQILPNAMQQQQQQQSQQQQHSLAALGSSPLVGFGSSLMGTPQRSMHTYAPTASYSTPQQMMQPQTPQNLMSPMITSGSLAGQQMLSQASPAQPMTPMTPHSADPGILPQLQNIVSTVNLNCKLDLKKIALHARNAEYNPKRFAAVIMRIREPRTTALIFSSGKMVCTGAKSEEDSRLAARKYARIIQKLGFTAKFLDFKIQNMVGSCDVKFPIRLEGLVLTHGQFSSYEPELFPGLIYRMVKPRIVLLIFVSGKVVLTGAKVRQEIYEAFDNIYPILKSFKKQ from the exons ATGGATCAGATGCTTCCAAGTCCGTACAATATCCCGGGGATCGGGACCCCGTTACATCAACCCGAGGAGGACCAGCAGATTTTACCGAATGCTatgcagcagcagcagcaacaGCAAAGTCAACAACAGCAGCATTCTCTGGCCGCACTAGGCTCCTCGCCACTCGTCGGCTTCGGTTCATCTCTTATGGGCACTCCGCAGCGTTCTATGCACACATATGCTCCGACCGCAAGCTACTCTACTCCCCAACAGATGATGCAGCCGCAAACTCcg CAAAATCTGATGTCTCCGATGATAACAAGTGGCAGTTTAGCAGGCCAGCAGATGTTGAGTCAAGCTAGTCCAGCTCAACCCATGACCCCAATGACCCCACATTCCGCAGATCCTGGAATCCTTCCACAACTACA GAATATTGTCTCTACTGTAAATTTAAACTGTAAGTTAGACTTAAAGAAAATTGCACTGCATGCTAGAAATGCAGAATACAATCCGAAACGTTTTGCTGCTGTTATCATGAGGATAAGAGAGCCACGTACCACTGCACTAATATTTTCATCAGGGAAGATGGTCTGCACAGGTGCAAAAAGTGAAGAAGATTCCCGATTAGCTGCTAGAAAATATGCTAGAATCATACAGAAGCTTGGATTCACT gcTAAGTTTTTAGATTTCAAAATCCAGAATATGGTGGGAAGTTGTGATGTCAAATTTCCCATCCGCCTTGAAGGTTTAGTGCTTACTCACGGACAGTTCAGTTCATATGAACCAGAGCTCTTCCCTGGACTCATCTATCGAATGGTTAAACCTAGAATAGTGCTTTTAATTTTCGTATCTGGCAAAGTTGTGCTTACTGGTGCTAAAGTAAGGCAAGAAATCTATGAGGCATTTGATAATATTTATCCAATTTTAAAGAGTTTCAAGAAACAATAG